From Streptomyces sp. NBC_00370, a single genomic window includes:
- a CDS encoding 1-aminocyclopropane-1-carboxylate deaminase/D-cysteine desulfhydrase, with protein sequence MTSPEALDPAGLRPLLPSPLQPADDERFARHGVRLLLKRDDLIHPELPGNKWRKLTPNLRAASAAGLRTLLTFGGAYSNHLRATAAAGRLLGFATVGVVRGEELADRPLNPSLARCAADGMRLRFVSRAAYRRKAEPGVAASLVTAALAGSGLDRDSVYLLPEGGSNARAARGCAGLGQELRGAAEVAAVACGTGGTLAGLAAGLGAGQRAVGFPVLRGGFIGRETRELQRAAFGGPVGEWSLDDRFHFGGFARVPAVLDAFADDFEDRHGLPVERLYVAKMLYGLTTLVTEGAFARGSTVAAVITGRPEPADPQAPVEPQAPPTPHAPRKT encoded by the coding sequence GTGACCTCGCCCGAAGCGCTCGATCCCGCAGGCCTGCGGCCCCTGCTCCCCTCGCCGCTCCAGCCCGCCGACGACGAGCGCTTCGCCCGGCACGGCGTACGGCTGCTGCTCAAGCGCGACGATCTGATCCATCCGGAGCTGCCGGGCAACAAGTGGCGGAAGCTGACGCCCAATCTGCGGGCCGCGTCCGCCGCCGGGCTGCGCACCCTGCTGACCTTCGGCGGCGCGTACTCGAACCATCTGCGCGCCACGGCCGCGGCGGGCCGGCTGCTCGGCTTCGCCACCGTGGGGGTCGTACGGGGCGAGGAGCTGGCGGACCGGCCGCTGAACCCCTCACTCGCGCGCTGCGCTGCCGACGGGATGCGGCTGCGGTTCGTCTCGCGGGCCGCGTACCGGCGTAAGGCCGAGCCCGGTGTCGCGGCGTCGCTGGTGACCGCAGCGCTCGCGGGCAGCGGCCTGGACCGGGATTCCGTTTATCTGCTGCCCGAGGGCGGCAGCAACGCCAGAGCGGCCCGCGGCTGTGCCGGTCTCGGCCAGGAGCTGCGCGGGGCCGCCGAGGTCGCCGCCGTCGCCTGCGGCACCGGTGGCACCCTGGCGGGCCTGGCGGCAGGGCTCGGGGCCGGGCAGCGGGCGGTGGGTTTCCCGGTCCTCAGAGGCGGCTTCATCGGCCGGGAGACGCGCGAGCTGCAACGCGCGGCCTTCGGCGGCCCCGTCGGTGAGTGGAGTCTTGACGACCGGTTCCACTTCGGCGGTTTCGCCCGGGTACCCGCCGTCCTCGACGCCTTCGCCGACGACTTCGAGGACCGGCACGGACTGCCCGTGGAGCGGCTCTACGTCGCCAAGATGCTCTACGGCCTGACGACGCTCGTCACGGAGGGCGCCTTCGCGCGCGGCAGCACGGTCGCCGCCGTCATCACCGGCCGCCCCGAACCGGCGGACCCGCAGGCACCGGTTGAGCCGCAGGCACCGCCGACCCCACACGCCCCGCGCAAAACGTAG
- a CDS encoding LysR family transcriptional regulator, giving the protein MELEVRHLRAVCAIADTGSLHKAARQLGMSQPSLTTQLRRIENTLGAELFSRERTGCRPTPLGRSVLSRARPLVAGMALLVAEARAAAGRADGPCLRVGSTASRALAGWLRRLRDRLPGTDITLHMDVSAGALLKMVAAGQLDVAFVHEVEGCPLPVPDGLEQRVLVEREPQFVSMSLDHPAAASSVVELADLAEDRWMIDPTVDGESDGLRRVLGAAGLNPRVMHGDYLTAANLIAVGEAVAPCQPTSGPRDDIAIRPLRDDPLAVRLLLFSRPGGDGAEAYADLTAAYREAALRTVAYRQWLTHHKSPLLHAPAA; this is encoded by the coding sequence ATGGAGCTGGAGGTAAGGCATTTGCGTGCCGTCTGCGCCATCGCCGACACGGGGAGTCTGCACAAGGCGGCGCGACAGCTGGGGATGAGCCAGCCGTCCCTGACCACCCAACTGCGCCGGATCGAGAACACCCTGGGCGCGGAGCTGTTCTCCCGTGAACGCACCGGCTGCCGGCCGACCCCGCTGGGCCGCTCCGTGCTGAGCCGGGCCCGGCCGCTCGTCGCGGGCATGGCCTTGCTCGTCGCCGAGGCGCGCGCGGCGGCGGGCCGGGCCGACGGCCCCTGTCTGCGGGTCGGCTCCACCGCGAGCCGCGCCCTGGCGGGCTGGCTGCGCCGGCTGCGCGACCGGCTGCCCGGCACGGACATCACCCTGCACATGGACGTGTCAGCGGGCGCCCTGCTGAAGATGGTCGCAGCGGGACAGCTCGACGTGGCGTTCGTCCACGAGGTGGAGGGCTGTCCGCTGCCCGTCCCCGACGGCCTGGAACAGCGCGTACTGGTCGAGCGTGAGCCGCAGTTCGTCTCCATGTCGCTGGACCACCCGGCGGCGGCGAGCTCCGTCGTCGAGCTGGCCGACCTCGCCGAGGACCGCTGGATGATCGACCCGACGGTGGACGGCGAATCGGACGGCCTGCGCCGCGTCCTGGGCGCCGCCGGCCTCAACCCCCGTGTCATGCACGGAGATTATCTAACGGCGGCAAATCTGATCGCGGTCGGCGAGGCGGTCGCCCCCTGCCAGCCCACCTCGGGTCCGCGCGACGACATCGCGATCAGACCGCTGCGCGACGACCCGCTGGCGGTACGGCTGCTGCTGTTCTCCCGCCCGGGAGGCGACGGCGCCGAGGCGTACGCGGACCTGACGGCGGCGTACCGCGAGGCGGCGCTGCGCACCGTCGCGTACCGCCAGTGGCTGACCCACCACAAGAGCCCGCTCCTGCACGCGCCCGCCGCGTAG
- the snpA gene encoding snapalysin yields MRHPKTVMSAICGIGLGLATAFGAPATAATGSAAPTSAAGATSLSSPAATSVAAYEGSKEEAANNKAFFEAVLKSAAQKRAANPGAQAVTVVYDPSQAPSFAGQISNAASIWNSAVSNVQLQAGSNADFDYYEGNDPAGSYASTDGHGRGYVFLDYAQNQQYDSVRVTTHETGHVLGLPDTYDGPCSELMSGGGPGTSCTNSQPDASERAQVNALWANGIAAALAKVS; encoded by the coding sequence ATGAGACACCCCAAGACGGTGATGTCCGCAATCTGCGGAATCGGCCTCGGCCTCGCGACCGCCTTCGGCGCTCCCGCCACCGCAGCCACCGGCAGCGCTGCCCCCACCAGCGCTGCCGGCGCCACTTCCCTCTCCTCGCCCGCCGCGACGTCCGTCGCCGCGTACGAGGGCTCGAAGGAAGAGGCGGCCAACAACAAGGCGTTCTTCGAGGCCGTCCTCAAGTCCGCAGCGCAGAAGCGCGCCGCCAACCCCGGTGCGCAGGCTGTCACCGTCGTCTACGACCCGTCGCAGGCGCCCAGCTTCGCCGGCCAGATATCGAACGCGGCGTCGATCTGGAACAGCGCGGTCTCCAACGTGCAGCTCCAGGCCGGCAGCAACGCCGACTTCGACTACTACGAGGGCAACGACCCGGCGGGCTCGTACGCGAGCACCGACGGGCACGGCCGGGGCTACGTCTTCCTCGACTACGCCCAGAACCAGCAGTACGACTCGGTCCGTGTCACCACGCACGAGACCGGGCACGTGCTCGGTCTGCCCGACACCTACGACGGTCCGTGCAGTGAGCTGATGTCGGGCGGCGGACCCGGTACGTCGTGCACGAACAGCCAGCCGGACGCGTCGGAGCGCGCCCAGGTCAACGCCCTGTGGGCCAACGGCATCGCCGCCGCGCTCGCCAAGGTGTCCTGA
- a CDS encoding GNAT family N-acetyltransferase, translated as MDDPVSSWVFPDEAQRRTLHSKFLGVFVDVALTEGRADITEDGNAAALWLQIPAGLPEEEDDTPARMREVSDPDNERAELIGRLTGAIHPHDRAHEYLLMIAVSPEHQGKGLGKALIEPVLERCDREGTPAYLEASSERSGRLYERLGFAFTGTTVDLPDGPHMWPMWRDPQGG; from the coding sequence ATGGACGACCCGGTGAGCAGTTGGGTCTTCCCCGACGAGGCGCAGCGGCGCACCCTGCACAGCAAGTTCCTCGGTGTGTTCGTGGACGTGGCGCTCACCGAGGGCCGCGCGGACATCACGGAGGACGGCAACGCGGCGGCGCTCTGGCTCCAGATACCCGCCGGGCTGCCCGAGGAGGAGGACGACACCCCGGCCAGGATGCGGGAGGTCTCCGACCCGGACAACGAACGTGCCGAGCTGATCGGCCGGCTGACGGGGGCGATCCATCCGCACGACAGGGCCCACGAGTATCTGCTGATGATCGCGGTCTCCCCGGAACACCAGGGCAAGGGCCTCGGTAAAGCGCTGATCGAACCGGTACTGGAGCGCTGCGACCGCGAAGGGACCCCGGCCTATCTGGAGGCGAGCAGCGAGCGCAGCGGCCGGCTCTACGAGCGGCTCGGCTTCGCCTTCACCGGGACCACCGTCGATCTGCCGGACGGACCACATATGTGGCCCATGTGGCGCGATCCGCAGGGCGGCTGA
- a CDS encoding UBP-type zinc finger domain-containing protein, translating into MSECEHVADLPRPEPEPQSDTCLECLAAGTHPVQLRMCLVCGHVGCCDSSPYRHGTRHFKDTGHAVMRSFEPGESWRWCFVDGSIV; encoded by the coding sequence ATGAGCGAGTGCGAACACGTCGCGGATCTGCCGCGCCCCGAGCCCGAACCGCAGAGTGACACGTGTCTGGAGTGTCTGGCAGCCGGTACCCACCCCGTACAGCTGCGGATGTGCCTGGTCTGCGGCCATGTGGGCTGCTGCGACTCCTCTCCGTACCGCCACGGGACGCGGCATTTCAAGGACACGGGTCATGCGGTGATGCGGTCCTTCGAGCCGGGCGAGAGCTGGCGCTGGTGCTTTGTCGACGGTTCGATCGTCTGA
- a CDS encoding TetR/AcrR family transcriptional regulator — MERIVLTPGARRALDAASRLFYERGIHAVGVDLIAAEAGVTKKTLYDRFGSKEQLVVEYLAARDERWRAFLAERLAASDAAGGGAVERIVAVFDASRDWMEEFSRRGCSMVNAHAEIDDPGHPAYAIITGQKAWMLDLFTTLAREARTADPAAPEPESLGRTLALLHEGALVAHGLRTFPDPVGHARDQARTLLGTVGRTRAD; from the coding sequence ATGGAACGGATCGTACTGACGCCGGGCGCCCGCCGCGCACTGGACGCCGCATCCCGGCTGTTCTACGAGCGCGGGATCCATGCCGTCGGCGTGGACCTCATCGCCGCCGAGGCCGGGGTCACCAAGAAGACGCTCTACGACCGCTTCGGCTCCAAGGAGCAGCTCGTCGTGGAGTACCTCGCCGCCCGCGACGAGCGCTGGCGCGCCTTCCTCGCCGAGCGGCTGGCCGCATCGGACGCGGCGGGCGGCGGAGCCGTGGAGCGGATCGTCGCGGTGTTCGACGCCTCGCGGGACTGGATGGAGGAGTTCAGCCGGCGGGGATGCAGCATGGTCAACGCCCATGCGGAGATCGACGACCCCGGCCACCCCGCGTACGCGATCATCACCGGCCAGAAGGCCTGGATGCTGGACCTGTTCACCACGCTCGCCCGCGAGGCGCGGACCGCGGATCCCGCGGCGCCGGAGCCCGAGTCCCTGGGCCGCACCCTCGCGCTGCTGCACGAAGGCGCGCTCGTGGCCCACGGGCTGCGGACGTTCCCGGATCCGGTCGGCCACGCCAGGGACCAGGCGCGGACGCTGCTCGGCACGGTGGGACGCACCCGCGCCGACTGA
- a CDS encoding family 2B encapsulin nanocompartment shell protein, giving the protein MSVGDEVREAQAPPQQSLGTAAARNLATTTKSVPQMQEITSRWLLRMLPWVQVQGGTYRVNRRLSYAVGDGRVTFVQTGDRVAVIPAELGELPALRDYEDQEVLAELANRCEQQEFAAGQVLATSGDTDDRVFLLAHGKVEKIGTGPYGDETVLEVLGDGAYFGDQALLDRDATWEYTARAATKTTVLVLTRQDVLNLAERADSLSGHLAGLASIPGQRTNQYGEAAIDLSAGHVGEAAIPHTFVDYEGAPREYELSVAQTVLKVHSRVADLYNQPMNQTEQQLRLTVEALRERQEFELINNREFGLLNNCDYGQRLQPHDGGPSPDDMDELLSRRRGSKLFLAHPKAIAAFGRECNKRGIYPDSVEVAGHHVPAWRGVPIFPSSKIPISDARTTSIICMRTGEAEQGVIGLQQSGIPDEIEPSLSVRFMGIDEQAIISYLVTAYYSAAILVPDAVGVLENVEVSRW; this is encoded by the coding sequence ATGTCGGTTGGTGACGAGGTCCGTGAAGCACAGGCGCCGCCCCAGCAGAGTCTGGGAACCGCCGCCGCGCGGAACCTGGCGACCACCACCAAATCGGTTCCGCAGATGCAGGAGATCACCTCGCGGTGGCTGCTGCGGATGCTGCCGTGGGTTCAGGTGCAGGGTGGTACCTACCGGGTGAACCGGCGGCTCAGCTATGCGGTCGGCGACGGACGCGTGACGTTCGTGCAGACCGGGGACCGGGTGGCGGTCATCCCCGCCGAGCTCGGGGAACTGCCTGCACTGCGTGATTACGAGGACCAGGAGGTGCTCGCCGAGCTGGCGAACCGCTGCGAACAGCAGGAGTTCGCCGCCGGCCAGGTCCTGGCCACGAGCGGGGACACGGACGACCGGGTGTTCCTGCTCGCGCACGGCAAGGTGGAGAAGATCGGCACCGGCCCGTACGGGGACGAGACGGTGCTCGAAGTCCTCGGCGACGGGGCGTACTTCGGCGACCAGGCCCTGCTCGACCGGGACGCCACCTGGGAGTACACGGCGCGCGCGGCGACGAAGACGACGGTCCTGGTGCTGACCCGCCAGGACGTGCTGAACCTCGCGGAGCGCGCCGACTCGCTGAGCGGGCATCTGGCGGGTCTGGCGTCGATCCCCGGGCAGCGGACGAACCAGTACGGCGAGGCCGCGATCGACCTCTCGGCCGGCCATGTGGGGGAGGCCGCCATCCCCCACACGTTCGTGGACTACGAGGGCGCGCCGCGCGAGTACGAGCTGAGCGTGGCCCAGACCGTGCTGAAGGTGCACAGCAGGGTCGCCGACCTCTACAACCAGCCGATGAACCAGACCGAGCAGCAGTTGCGGCTCACGGTCGAGGCGCTGCGCGAGCGCCAGGAGTTCGAGCTGATCAACAACCGCGAGTTCGGTCTGTTGAACAACTGTGACTACGGCCAGCGGCTCCAGCCGCACGACGGCGGCCCGAGCCCCGACGACATGGACGAGCTGCTGTCGCGGCGGCGCGGCTCGAAGCTCTTCCTGGCCCATCCGAAGGCCATCGCCGCCTTCGGCCGCGAGTGCAACAAGCGCGGGATCTACCCGGACAGCGTCGAGGTCGCGGGTCACCATGTGCCCGCCTGGCGCGGGGTGCCCATCTTCCCGTCCAGCAAGATCCCGATCTCGGACGCGCGGACGACCTCGATCATCTGCATGCGTACGGGCGAGGCCGAGCAGGGCGTCATCGGGCTCCAGCAGAGCGGCATCCCCGACGAGATCGAGCCGAGCCTGTCGGTCCGGTTCATGGGGATCGACGAGCAGGCGATCATCTCGTACCTGGTCACGGCGTACTACTCGGCCGCGATCCTCGTGCCGGACGCCGTCGGTGTCCTGGAGAACGTGGAAGTGAGCCGCTGGTAG
- a CDS encoding family 2 encapsulin nanocompartment cargo protein polyprenyl transferase, translating to MTMTSTDAPAEGHEAVALLERTRTVVDPELRSTVESLPGSIRRVAMYHFGWEHADGTPASGRAGKAIRPALVLSATRALGGDPQQAVRAAVAVELAHNFTLLHDDVIDEDPTRRHRATAWTVFGTPDAIITGDAVMALSLRLLAEDPHPASAAASAALASCVIELCAGQQADCAFEERGPHEVTLEECLSMATAKTGALLGTSCALGALYAGAGAEEVAALDAFGREAGLAFQLIDDLIGIWGDPDRTGKPAGADLVAHKKSLPVVAALASGTPAAEELAELYQGPMDAAAVQRAAAAVERAGGRDWAQLQAADRMSRAVHQLSRAVPDLTAAGDLMALAEFVTRRSR from the coding sequence ATGACCATGACCAGCACGGACGCCCCCGCCGAGGGCCATGAGGCGGTGGCTCTCCTGGAGCGCACCCGGACCGTCGTCGATCCGGAACTACGCTCCACCGTCGAGTCGTTGCCGGGCTCCATACGGAGAGTCGCGATGTACCACTTCGGCTGGGAGCACGCCGACGGCACCCCCGCGTCCGGCCGGGCGGGCAAGGCCATCAGGCCCGCCCTCGTCCTCTCCGCGACCCGCGCGCTGGGCGGTGATCCGCAGCAGGCCGTACGGGCGGCGGTCGCCGTTGAGCTCGCCCACAACTTCACCCTCCTCCACGACGACGTGATCGACGAGGACCCGACCCGCCGCCACCGCGCCACCGCCTGGACGGTCTTCGGCACCCCGGACGCGATCATCACGGGCGACGCCGTGATGGCGCTCTCGCTGCGGCTGCTCGCCGAGGACCCGCATCCCGCGTCGGCGGCGGCCTCGGCCGCGCTGGCGTCCTGCGTCATCGAACTCTGCGCCGGCCAGCAGGCGGACTGCGCCTTCGAGGAGCGGGGCCCGCACGAAGTCACCCTGGAAGAGTGCCTTTCCATGGCGACGGCCAAGACGGGCGCCCTGCTCGGCACGTCGTGCGCGCTCGGCGCGCTCTACGCGGGCGCGGGCGCCGAGGAGGTCGCCGCGCTGGACGCGTTCGGCAGGGAGGCGGGCCTGGCCTTCCAGCTCATCGACGATCTGATCGGCATCTGGGGCGACCCGGACCGTACGGGCAAGCCGGCCGGCGCCGACCTGGTGGCGCACAAGAAGTCCCTGCCGGTGGTCGCGGCGCTCGCCTCCGGCACACCGGCGGCCGAGGAACTGGCCGAGCTGTACCAGGGGCCGATGGACGCGGCGGCCGTCCAGCGCGCGGCCGCTGCCGTCGAACGGGCCGGCGGTCGGGACTGGGCGCAGCTCCAGGCGGCCGACCGGATGTCCCGGGCGGTCCATCAGCTCTCCCGGGCCGTCCCCGATCTCACGGCCGCGGGCGATCTGATGGCCCTGGCGGAGTTCGTCACGCGCCGCAGCCGGTAA
- a CDS encoding DUF6304 family protein, with translation MTAELTDSWAGWYRDRQGAEAITFTTSGHQVRTRIREVEYEGPDFATLEPVGAGEVLSSCVMEWDVRLPVVAAGVAQQATLNCLLTLGERQTGAPAGRAELSLTLHCAGAAYESGISGGGFGEALERIRRQLPTDTELGGRPLVGA, from the coding sequence ATGACAGCGGAGTTGACGGATTCATGGGCGGGTTGGTACCGGGACCGCCAGGGCGCGGAAGCGATCACCTTTACGACGAGCGGGCATCAGGTCCGGACCCGCATCAGGGAAGTCGAGTACGAGGGGCCGGATTTCGCCACCCTGGAACCGGTGGGCGCGGGTGAGGTGCTGTCGTCCTGTGTCATGGAGTGGGACGTCCGGCTGCCGGTCGTCGCCGCCGGGGTGGCGCAACAGGCCACGCTCAACTGCCTGCTGACGCTCGGTGAGCGGCAGACCGGAGCACCGGCCGGCCGCGCCGAGCTGAGCCTGACGCTGCACTGCGCGGGGGCGGCGTACGAATCAGGTATCTCGGGCGGCGGTTTCGGTGAGGCCCTGGAGCGGATCAGACGCCAGCTGCCGACCGACACCGAGCTGGGCGGCAGGCCGCTGGTGGGCGCCTGA
- a CDS encoding anti-sigma regulatory factor translates to MSQIAGEPGTQDFVEVRLPAAGAYLSVLRTATAGLAARLDFTLDEIEDLRIAVDEACAILLQQAVPGSVLSCVFRLIEDSLEVTVSAPTTDGRAPERDTFAWTVLSALAGKVDSTVAEDRTVAISLYKQRGAGPGPA, encoded by the coding sequence GTGTCCCAGATCGCAGGCGAGCCCGGGACCCAGGACTTCGTGGAAGTCCGGCTGCCCGCTGCGGGTGCCTACCTGTCCGTGCTGCGTACGGCCACGGCCGGCCTCGCGGCGCGCTTGGACTTCACCCTCGACGAGATCGAGGACCTGCGCATCGCCGTCGACGAGGCCTGCGCGATCCTGCTTCAGCAGGCCGTGCCCGGCTCCGTCCTCAGCTGCGTCTTCCGGCTGATCGAGGATTCGCTGGAGGTCACCGTCTCGGCCCCGACCACCGACGGGCGCGCGCCGGAGCGTGACACGTTCGCGTGGACGGTGCTCTCGGCGCTGGCCGGCAAGGTCGACTCGACGGTGGCAGAGGACCGTACGGTCGCAATCAGCCTGTACAAACAGCGCGGCGCCGGACCCGGTCCGGCGTGA
- a CDS encoding Na+/H+ antiporter → MDVLQLVALVAGSAAVAGAARRTPVPAPLLLVTVGLIAAYVPGVPDYTLDPHIVLPLILPPLLYTASVDSSYLDLRANMRPVALLSVGYVLFATLVVGYLAFLLVPDLPLTAALVLGAVVAPPDAVAATAIARKLGLPGRVTTILQGESLVNDATAITAFKVALAAAVGAGAGWGEGFREFALASLGGVAVGLILMVPIHWLRTHLKEALLQNTLSLLIPFVAYALAEQFGASGVLAVVVVALYLGHRSWQVDFDTRLQEHAVWKMVAFVLESAVFALIGLQLPFVLRGLGEYGVAESCLYAVGVFVVVVLARFVWVYPATFLPRALSRRIRERETDTNWKAPLIVGWAGMRGVVSLAIAFSIPLSMDDGDPFPGRNLVLFLTFTTVIGTLVVQGLTLPLLIRLLKLPGRDRQAETLAEAQAQSEASRAAERRLRELLADDRNALPKPLADRLRAVLERRRNAVWERLGTVNETTGESADETYRRLAGEVLQTERSVFVELRDRRSIDDEMLRTLLRRLDLEEAAAYREETSD, encoded by the coding sequence ATGGATGTATTGCAGCTGGTAGCACTGGTGGCGGGCAGCGCCGCCGTGGCCGGGGCCGCCCGGCGCACGCCGGTGCCCGCGCCGCTGCTGCTCGTGACGGTCGGGCTGATCGCCGCGTACGTGCCCGGCGTACCCGACTACACGCTCGACCCGCACATCGTGCTGCCGCTGATCCTGCCGCCGCTGCTGTACACGGCTTCGGTGGACAGCTCGTACCTCGACCTGCGGGCCAACATGCGGCCCGTCGCGCTGCTCTCGGTCGGCTACGTGCTCTTCGCGACGCTCGTCGTCGGCTATCTCGCCTTCCTGCTGGTGCCGGACCTGCCGCTGACCGCTGCGCTGGTGCTGGGCGCCGTCGTCGCGCCGCCCGACGCGGTCGCCGCCACCGCCATCGCCAGGAAGCTCGGGCTGCCGGGCCGGGTCACCACGATCCTGCAGGGCGAGTCGCTGGTGAACGACGCGACCGCGATCACCGCGTTCAAGGTGGCGCTGGCCGCCGCCGTCGGCGCCGGGGCCGGCTGGGGCGAGGGGTTCCGCGAGTTCGCGCTGGCCTCGCTGGGCGGTGTGGCCGTCGGGCTCATCCTGATGGTGCCGATCCACTGGCTGCGCACCCACCTCAAGGAAGCGCTGCTGCAGAACACGCTCTCACTGCTCATCCCGTTCGTCGCCTACGCGCTCGCGGAGCAGTTCGGCGCCTCGGGGGTGCTGGCCGTCGTCGTGGTCGCCCTCTACCTCGGACACCGCTCCTGGCAGGTCGACTTCGACACCCGGCTCCAGGAGCACGCCGTCTGGAAGATGGTCGCCTTCGTGCTGGAGTCGGCGGTCTTCGCGCTGATCGGGCTCCAACTGCCGTTCGTGCTCAGGGGACTCGGCGAGTACGGGGTCGCCGAGTCGTGCCTGTACGCCGTCGGCGTCTTCGTGGTCGTCGTGCTCGCCCGGTTCGTCTGGGTCTACCCGGCGACCTTCCTGCCGCGCGCGCTGTCCCGGCGGATCAGGGAACGTGAGACGGACACCAACTGGAAGGCGCCGCTCATCGTGGGCTGGGCCGGGATGCGGGGGGTGGTGTCGCTGGCGATCGCCTTCTCCATCCCGCTGTCCATGGACGACGGCGACCCCTTCCCGGGACGCAACCTGGTGCTGTTCCTGACCTTCACGACCGTCATCGGCACGCTCGTCGTCCAGGGGCTCACCCTGCCGCTGCTGATCCGGCTGCTGAAGCTGCCGGGGCGCGACAGACAGGCCGAGACGCTCGCGGAGGCGCAGGCGCAGAGCGAGGCGTCACGGGCCGCCGAGCGGCGGCTGCGCGAGCTGCTGGCCGACGACCGCAACGCCCTGCCGAAGCCCCTGGCCGACCGGCTGCGAGCGGTCCTGGAGCGGCGCCGCAACGCCGTCTGGGAACGGCTCGGCACGGTCAACGAGACGACGGGGGAGTCGGCGGACGAGACGTACCGGCGGCTCGCGGGCGAGGTGCTGCAGACGGAGCGCTCGGTCTTCGTCGAGCTGCGGGACCGGCGGAGCATCGACGACGAGATGCTGCGGACGCTGCTGCGCAGGCTGGACCTGGAGGAGGCGGCGGCCTACCGGGAGGAGACCTCGGACTGA
- a CDS encoding RNA polymerase sigma factor SigF: MRDGGRPVQDEGRVPRGPGGGHEGSVERVLTPAGVPEQQARPHPVDGSDGPDGGTAAEQARAERAAFMSEQHHDPHDRSGARAMFIELRELPDGSSEKADLRNRLVRMHLPLVEHLARRFRNRGEPLDDLTQVATIGLIKSVDRFDPDRGVEFSTYATPTVVGEIKRHFRDKGWAVRVPRRLQELRLSLTTATAELSQQHGRSPTVHELAERLGISEEEVLEGLESANAYSTLSLDVPDTDDESPAVADTLGSEDEALEGVEYRESLKPLLEDLPPREKRILLLRFFGNMTQSQIAQEVGISQMHVSRLLARTLAQLRERLLVEE, from the coding sequence GTGAGGGACGGGGGAAGGCCGGTGCAGGACGAGGGGCGCGTCCCCCGGGGTCCTGGGGGAGGGCACGAAGGCTCCGTCGAGCGGGTGCTCACTCCTGCGGGTGTCCCGGAGCAACAGGCCCGCCCCCACCCGGTGGACGGATCTGACGGACCGGACGGCGGGACGGCGGCGGAGCAGGCGCGGGCGGAGCGGGCGGCCTTTATGAGCGAGCAACACCACGATCCACATGACCGCAGCGGGGCGCGGGCGATGTTCATCGAGCTGCGCGAGCTGCCTGACGGTTCGTCCGAGAAGGCGGATCTGCGCAACAGGCTGGTGCGGATGCATCTGCCGCTGGTCGAGCATCTGGCCAGGCGCTTCCGCAACCGCGGTGAGCCGCTGGACGATCTGACCCAGGTGGCGACGATCGGCCTGATCAAGTCGGTCGACCGGTTCGACCCGGACCGCGGTGTCGAGTTCTCGACGTACGCGACCCCCACGGTCGTCGGCGAGATCAAGCGGCACTTCCGCGACAAGGGCTGGGCGGTACGGGTACCCCGCCGCCTCCAGGAGCTGCGGCTGTCGCTGACGACCGCGACGGCCGAGTTGTCCCAGCAGCACGGCCGCTCGCCCACGGTCCACGAACTGGCCGAGCGGCTGGGGATCTCCGAGGAGGAGGTCCTGGAGGGGCTGGAGTCCGCGAACGCGTACTCGACGCTGTCGCTCGACGTGCCGGACACGGACGACGAGTCGCCGGCCGTCGCCGACACCCTCGGTTCCGAGGACGAGGCCCTGGAGGGCGTCGAGTACCGGGAGTCGCTGAAGCCGCTGTTGGAGGATCTGCCGCCGCGCGAGAAGCGGATCCTGCTGCTGCGCTTCTTCGGCAACATGACCCAGTCGCAGATCGCGCAGGAGGTCGGCATCTCCCAGATGCACGTGTCACGGCTGCTGGCCCGGACGCTGGCGCAGCTGCGTGAGCGGCTGCTCGTCGAGGAGTGA